The sequence CTCGGGCAGCCCGGTGGGCCGGCGGCGCAGCCCGTACGCGGTGCCCAGGGCGAACGGCGTCGCCAGCACGACCAGGTCGATCCGGCCGAGCAGCACGGCCGCGACCAGCAGCAGCCCGGTGAGCAGCACGGCCCGGCCGAGCGCCCAGGTGGGTGCCCAGCCGCTCGTCGGCTCGTGACGGTCGCCGGCCATCAGCGCGCGGCGAGCCCGGCCGCGTAACTGGGCAGCGCGCCGCTGGCCGGGGCGGGCGTCGACTCGAGCACCTCACCGACGACGAAGGACGGGTCGACCCGGCGCAGCCACATCTCCGGGCGCAGGGTGATCCGGTGGGCCAGCGCGGGCACCGCCACCGCCTTCACGTCCTCCGGCACCACGTAGTCGCGGTTGGCCAGCGCCGCGCGGACCCGGGACAGCAGCAGCAGCGCCAGCGAGCCGCGCGGCGAGGCGCCGACCAGCACGGATGGGTGCTCCCGGGTGGCCGCCGCCAGCGCCACGATGTAACGGCCGATCGAGTCCTCGACGACCACGTCCTCCAGCGCCGCCTGCATGGCGCGCAGCGTGCCGGCGTCCACCACCGGCTTGATCTCGGCCTCCTCCCGCCGGCGGGCGATCCGCCGACGCAGCACGTCCCACTCCTCGTCGTGGTCGGGGTAGCCGAACGACACCCGGAGCAGGAACCGGTCGAGCTGCGCCTCGGGCAGCGGGTACGTCCCCTCGTACTCGATCGGGTTGGCGGTGGCGAGCACGTGGAACGGCTCGTCCAGCCGGTACGTCACGCCCTCGACGGAGACCTGCTTCTCCTGCATCGCCTCCAGCAGCGCCGACTGGGTCTTCGGCGGGGTCCGGTTGATCTCGTCGGCGAGCAGCAGGTTGGTGAAGACCGGCCCGGCCCGGAACGAGAAGTCGCCGCTGCGCTGGTCGTAGAGGAAGGAACCGGTGACGTCGGCGGGCAGCAGGTCCGGGGTGAACTGGAGGCGGCGGAAGTCCAGCCCGAGCGCCTGCGCGAACGAGCGCGCGGTCAGCGTCTTGCCCAGGCCGGGCAGGTCCTCCAGCAGCACGTGGCCGCCGGCCAGGATGCCGGCGAGGACCAACTCCAGGGCTTCCCGCTTGCCGACCACGACCGTGCCGACCGCGTCCAGCAC comes from Micromonospora viridifaciens and encodes:
- a CDS encoding AAA family ATPase → MNDVDRSMPAAEVGRLARAVLDAVGTVVVGKREALELVLAGILAGGHVLLEDLPGLGKTLTARSFAQALGLDFRRLQFTPDLLPADVTGSFLYDQRSGDFSFRAGPVFTNLLLADEINRTPPKTQSALLEAMQEKQVSVEGVTYRLDEPFHVLATANPIEYEGTYPLPEAQLDRFLLRVSFGYPDHDEEWDVLRRRIARRREEAEIKPVVDAGTLRAMQAALEDVVVEDSIGRYIVALAAATREHPSVLVGASPRGSLALLLLSRVRAALANRDYVVPEDVKAVAVPALAHRITLRPEMWLRRVDPSFVVGEVLESTPAPASGALPSYAAGLAAR